A genomic region of Exiguobacterium oxidotolerans JCM 12280 contains the following coding sequences:
- a CDS encoding competence protein CoiA family protein has product MFEAVDGTGRRINIQLVQVEQLKQMTLYCPYCLNRLRVRQGRKRTHFVHVSACTGESSAHQGWKTTLAEYFRSLGYDVALEQVQGQRRFDLWIPALRIAVEIQRSKMTALEWNRRRTIDQQKAYAVRWVGFHPTGGCIIKLDGWMKQALLTDGYLDLIEQGKINRYGFAVPFTKHLVICQRLEASFTQFIRPTPQAFPRKFSAEKWIQLVRKYRLRPFFSTMPNHLLKNPLYQAGLHVLHLPAHCFLPIETLLAFPLHPFELQMTLYLSLQGNYSEIRLEHALVSCLDACRISHEPKLLRRVVEDWMNLLAVSRICQQSSIGTTVNRFKEDAVLAGAIQLFVEKETGINEVRE; this is encoded by the coding sequence ATGTTTGAAGCCGTTGATGGAACGGGTCGCCGAATCAACATTCAACTCGTACAAGTCGAACAATTAAAGCAAATGACGTTATATTGTCCTTATTGCCTGAACCGGTTACGGGTCAGGCAGGGACGAAAGCGAACGCATTTTGTTCATGTCTCAGCATGTACGGGGGAGTCGAGTGCACATCAAGGTTGGAAAACGACTTTAGCCGAATACTTCCGTAGCCTAGGTTATGACGTCGCTTTAGAACAAGTTCAAGGGCAACGTCGATTTGACTTGTGGATCCCTGCACTCCGGATAGCGGTAGAAATCCAACGATCGAAGATGACCGCGTTGGAGTGGAATCGACGACGAACGATTGATCAACAAAAAGCATATGCTGTGCGCTGGGTTGGCTTTCATCCAACAGGCGGATGCATCATTAAGTTAGACGGATGGATGAAACAAGCATTATTGACGGATGGTTATCTCGATTTAATCGAACAGGGAAAAATTAACCGCTATGGTTTTGCTGTCCCTTTTACGAAACACTTAGTAATTTGTCAACGACTAGAAGCTTCTTTCACACAATTTATTAGACCTACACCCCAAGCATTTCCTCGGAAATTTTCTGCAGAAAAATGGATTCAACTCGTGCGGAAATACCGACTACGTCCTTTCTTCTCGACGATGCCAAATCATCTACTCAAAAATCCGCTCTATCAAGCAGGTCTTCATGTTTTACACCTTCCAGCACACTGTTTTTTACCCATCGAAACACTTCTCGCCTTTCCACTTCATCCTTTTGAACTTCAAATGACACTTTATTTATCCTTACAAGGAAACTACTCGGAAATCCGACTTGAACATGCGTTAGTCTCTTGTTTAGACGCATGTCGGATTTCTCATGAGCCGAAGCTGCTTCGACGTGTGGTAGAGGATTGGATGAATTTATTAGCTGTCTCACGCATATGTCAGCAATCTAGTATTGGTACAACTGTAAACCGTTTTAAAGAAGACGCCGTATTAGCAGGAGCAATTCAGTTGTTTGTCGAAAAAGAAACAGGTATAAATGAAGTAAGGGAGTGA